From Diospyros lotus cultivar Yz01 chromosome 4, ASM1463336v1, whole genome shotgun sequence, a single genomic window includes:
- the LOC127800776 gene encoding membrane protein PM19L isoform X2: MASGAGKSTAFVLLMLNLILYLIVMIISAWAINHGTEKASELASALPIPARLFPIFFPIGNMATGFFVIFSLIAGVVGFITSLTGINNVFQGTESNLHAAAASSLTTWALTLLAMGLACKEINVGWTDSNLRTLEVILILLSGTQLFCTGAIHAEVEHVAFRNMIGGGRL, translated from the exons ATGGCTTCTGGAGCAGGAAAATCAACAGCTTTCGTTCTCTTAATGCTCAATCTGATTCTCTACCTCATCGTCATGATAATCTCCGCCTGGGCTATCAACCATGGCACTGAAAAGGCTAGCGAACTAG CATCTGCTTTGCCAATCCCAGCTCggcttttccccattttcttccCAATCGGCAACATGGCCACCGGCTTCTTTGTGATCTTTTCGCTTATCGCGGGGGTTGTGGGCTTTATCACCTCCCTCACCGGCATCAACAATGTTTTTCAGGGGACTGAATCTAACTTGCATGCAGCAGCAGCCTCTTCACTTACAACATGGGCCCTCACACTACTTGCCATGGG ATTAGCCTGCAAAGAAATCAACGTAGGCTGGACAGATTCAAACTTG AGGACTTTGGAAGTTATTCTGATTCTCCTCAGTGGGACACAATTGTTCTGCACGGGTGCCATCCATGCAGAGGTGGAACATGTTGCTTTCAGAAATATGATTGGCGGAGGAAGACTCTGA
- the LOC127799160 gene encoding uncharacterized protein LOC127799160, giving the protein MDLFKSVFSDESDLSNPQNTAGSPPGSPPDHQEEHARHSMRTITNAWSFGGLIKTLASKSESVIENYRRDLEEFGSGLRKETAVIREVAGRAVRDLPASFEAGAAAAQESLESVGEAIDNIGSSVSEIIYQGKDSILAGGFDGESNNDRHMNDNSQRDLKFNLRPYSRIDAQIRAIQRDLNTYCKEPESLEEYNEWKLGFNLDEKGEEIEILIEQNWLIQELYDQVVPSMFDRETFWSRYFYKVYKVRKAEEARAKLVKRAISGEEEEELSWDVDDDDYEENDVSKLMGDSKGEEEDQKIVESPMVESEKSLEQENQKGVASVSKSENGVDERVHLDGSESSSSKLEVKSNEKLGSKGKIENAGLCKDGNLSVVASQPSRQEEEELGWDEIEDIENSNGINLVASGSPNRADLRKRLSAMEEEEDLGWGSEDDEKPVKS; this is encoded by the coding sequence ATGGATCTCTTCAAATCCGTCTTCTCCGACGAGTCAGACCTCTCAAATCCCCAAAATACCGCCGGCTCCCCACCCGGTTCACCGCCGGACCATCAGGAAGAACATGCCAGACATTCAATGCGAACAATCACTAACGCGTGGTCTTTCGGCGGCCTGATCAAGACTCTAGCTTCCAAATCCGAGTCGGTGATCGAGAACTACCGGCGAGATCTCGAGGAGTTCGGCTCCGGACTGCGGAAGGAGACTGCGGTTATCCGGGAAGTAGCTGGCCGCGCGGTAAGGGACCTGCCGGCGTCGTTCGAGGCTGGCGCTGCGGCGGCCCAGGAGTCTCTGGAGTCGGTCGGGGAGGCCATCGATAATATTGGGAGCAGTGTCTCTGAGATCATATATCAAGGTAAAGACTCTATCCTTGCTGGTGGTTTCGATGGTGAAAGTAATAATGATCGTCACATGAATGATAATAGCCAGAGGGATTTGAAGTTCAATTTAAGACCGTATAGTAGGATTGATGCACAAATTCGCGCTATTCAGCGCGATTTGAATACGTATTGCAAGGAACCGGAGAGTTTAGAGGAGTACAATGAGTGGAAACTGGGGTTTAATTTGGATGAGAAGGGTGaggaaattgaaattttgattgaacAGAATTGGTTGATTCAAGAGCTTTATGATCAGGTTGTGCCTAGTATGTTTGATCGGGAGACCTTTTGGAGTCGTTATTTTTATAAGGTTTATAAGGTTAGAAAAGCTGAGGAAGCTAGAGCTAAGCTTGTTAAGAGGGCAATTTCtggagaagaggaggaagaattGAGTTGggatgttgatgatgatgattatgaggAGAATGACGTGTCTAAGTTGATGGGTGATTCGAAAGGAGAGGAGGAAGACCAAAAGATTGTTGAAAGTCCTATGGTTGAAAGTGAAAAGAGTTTGGAACAAGAAAACCAGAAGGGGGTTGCCTCTGTATCCAAAAGTGAAAATGGGGTTGATGAAAGAGTGCATTTGGATGGATCTGAATCAAGCAGCAGCAAGTTGGAGGTGAAATCCAATGAGAAATTGGGTTCAAAAGGGAAGATAGAAAACGCCGGGTTGTGTAAAGATGGTAACCTTTCAGTTGTGGCAAGCCAACCATCTagacaagaggaagaagaactggGGTGGGATGAAATTGAAGACATTGAGAACTCCAATGGCATTAATTTGGTCGCAAGTGGGAGCCCAAACAGAGCTGATTTGCGCAAGAGGCTGAGTGCTatggaggaagaggaagatcttGGTTGGGGTAGTGAGGATGATGAAAAGCCTGTTAAGTCATGA
- the LOC127800775 gene encoding pentatricopeptide repeat-containing protein At5g18950, producing MARSPVSLSNRLLRQASRPAQIRNLGGEESARTCSQQEQESLSGIAKEVSNIIRTRPRWEQSLISDFPTVDLFDPKFVHELLKQQNNVFLSLRFFLWLSSRPGFVPDKSICNVIFDRIVVAKAGNAAKSFMGLVDFAPPPASLEAYCRCLWENGSIEDALDVFDEMRDRCICPSLETWNSALLGSVRAERTDTVWKLYGEMMDCGVAGDVDTVECLIQAFCIDNNVSKGYGLLRQVLRNGFVLTNATFSKLISGFCKDGCYSNVSALLRTMIANNCRPDISTYQEIINGLCKRKMELEAFRIFNDLKDRGYAPDKVMYTTMIHGLCKMKWIGEARKLWFEMVHRGILPNEYTYCALIYGLCKIGNLEGAKNLYKEMCFRGHKETTVSCNTLIKGLCLHGKTEEAFQLFQEMSDKGIVPDIITYNYLIQGFCREGRIVESTNLLDKLLKEGLHPSTATYDTLIKKFCEIGNVDGAKKLWKDMKNRGVEPAKSTYDFIVIGLSKEGFLGEGMEWLAAMLKSKLKPEKQTFEILIICLSQGDKLDEALFVLDYMFNFGYTLSKHIFHSLVDRLCQENSYHVGTHLKVILQDRIATSEAS from the coding sequence ATGGCGAGATCACCGGTGTCTTTATCCAACCGCCTGCTCCGGCAAGCCTCCCGCCCGGCGCAAATCAGAAACCTCGGCGGCGAAGAATCTGCACGGACCTGTTCTCAGCAGGAGCAGGAGAGTCTGTCCGGGATCGCGAAAGAGGTTTCCAATATCATTAGGACTAGACCCAGGTGGGAACAATCTCTCATCTCCGATTTCCCCACCGTCGATTTGTTCGACCCTAAATTTGTTCACGAGCTTCTGAAGCAGCAAAACaatgtctttctctctctccgtTTCTTTCTCTGGCTGAGTTCTCGTCCTGGCTTTGTGCCCGATAAATCGATATGCAATGTGATTTTTGATCGTATTGTGGTGGCCAAAGCTGGCAATGCTGCGAAATCGTTTATGGGTCTTGTAGATTTTGCTCCGCCGCCTGCTTCTTTAGAGGCTTATTGTAGGTGTTTATGGGAAAATGGGTCAATCGAGGATGCACTTgatgtgtttgatgaaatgcGAGATCGTTGTATATGCCCGTCACTGGAGACGTGGAATTCGGCTTTGCTCGGATCAGTTCGAGCGGAGCGCACAGATACTGTTTGGAAGTTGTACGGTGAGATGATGGATTGTGGTGTTGCGGGGGATGTGGACACAGTTGAGTGTTTAATTCAGGCCTTTTGTATTGATAATAATGTTTCAAAAGGTTATGGGCTTCTCAGACAAGTTTTGAGAAATGGGTTTGTTCTTACAAATGCTACTTTTAGTAAATTGATATCTGGATTTTGTAAGGATGGGTGTTATTCTAATGTATCTGCTCTTCTTCGTACTATGATTGCGAATAACTGTCGCCCTGATATTTCTACATATCAGGAAATTATCAACGGTCTATGCAAGAGAAAAATGGAACTCGAAGCATTTCGAATTTTCAATGATTTGAAGGATAGAGGGTATGCTCCTGATAAGGTCATGTACACCACAATGATACATGGTCTTTGTAAGATGAAATGGATTGGAGAGGCTCGAAAATTGTGGTTTGAGATGGTTCACAGAGGAATACTTCCAAATGAATACACATATTGTGCACTCATTTATGGGTTATGCAAGATTGGTAATCTTGAAGGTGCAAAGAATTTGTACAAGGAAATGTGTTTTCGTGGTCATAAAGAGACAACAGTGAGTTGTAACACTTTGATAAAAGGGCTGTGTTTGCATGGGAAAACAGAGGAAGCTTTTCAGTTGTTTCAAGAAATGTCTGACAAGGGTATCGTTCCCGATATTATCACATACAATTATTTGATTCAAGGCTTCTGCAGGGAGGGGAGAATAGTTGAAAGTACAAATCTTTTGGATAAACTCCTGAAGGAAGGTTTGCATCCTTCAACTGCCACTTATGACACCCTCATAAAAAAGTTTTGTGAGATTGGAAATGTGGATGGAGCAAAAAAGTTGTGGAaagatatgaaaaatagggGTGTGGAACCAGCCAAATCTACTTATGACTTCATCGTAATTGGACTGAGCAAGGAAGGGTTTCTTGGTGAAGGGATGGAATGGTTAGCTGCAATGCTGAAAAGTAAGCTCAAACCGGAAAAACAAACCTTTGAGATACTTATCATATGCCTCTCACAGGGAGATAAGCTGGATGAGGCTTTATTTGTTTTAGattatatgtttaattttggTTATACCCTCAGTAAACACATTTTCCATTCTCTAGTCGATAGATTATGTCAAGAGAATTCCTATCATGTTGGGACACATCTAAAGGTTATCCTGCAAGACAGAATTGCAACATCAGAAGCTTCATAG
- the LOC127800628 gene encoding BI1-like protein: MYGFESLRTKGDIEEGTLYPGVGYGENQLRWGFIRKVYGILAAQFLLTTAVSFVTVLYAPVNELLRGNSTLLLFLMFLPLFLLWPLYVYQQKHPLNLIVLGLFTVSLSLTVGVSCAVTAGRIVLEALILTSAVVASLTGYTFWAAKKGKDFSYLGPILFTSLVILLFTGLVQMFFPLGSTSEAIYGGLSAIVFSGYLVYDTDHLIKRFTYDEYIWASVTLYLDILNLFLAILRVLRQADN; this comes from the exons ATGTACGGATTCGAGAGCCTGAGAACGAAGGGGGACATAGAGGAGGGGACGCTGTACCCAGGGGTAGGGTACGGCGAGAACCAGCTGCGATGGGGATTCATCCGCAAGGTCTATGGCATCCTCGCCGCCCAGTTCCTCCTCACCACCGCCGTCTCCTTCGTTACCGTCCTCTACGCCCCCGTCAATGAACTTCTCCGCGGAAACTCTACGCTCTTGCTCTTCCTCATGTTCCTTCCTCTCTTCT TGCTTTGGCCCCTGTATGTGTATCAGCAAAAGCATCCACTGAACTTGATTGTCCTTGGCCTTTTCACTGTGAGTCTGAGCCTCACTGTTGGTGTGAGCTGTGCCGTTACAGCTG GAAGAATTGTTCTTGAAGCCTTAATTTTAACATCAGCTGTGGTTGCCTCCTTAACGGGGTACACATTCTGGGCTGCTAAGAAGGGCAAGGATTTCAGTTATCTTGGACCAATCTTGTTCACCAGCCTCGTTATCCTCCTCTTTACTGGTTTAGTCCAG ATGTTTTTCCCACTCGGATCCACCTCGGAAGCAATTTACGGCGGACTCAGTGCTATAGTTTTCTCTGGCTACCTAGTTTATGACACAGATCATCTGATTAAGCGGTTCACATATGATGAGTACATCTGGGCATCTGTCACTCTCTATCTGGACATCCTCAACCTGTTCCTTGCCATTCTAAGGGTTCTGAGGCAGGCTGATAATTAG
- the LOC127800776 gene encoding membrane protein PM19L isoform X1: MASGAGKSTAFVLLMLNLILYLIVMIISAWAINHGTEKASELVFSRSSIRKNSNEQTLFAGVPFASAASALPIPARLFPIFFPIGNMATGFFVIFSLIAGVVGFITSLTGINNVFQGTESNLHAAAASSLTTWALTLLAMGLACKEINVGWTDSNLRTLEVILILLSGTQLFCTGAIHAEVEHVAFRNMIGGGRL, from the exons ATGGCTTCTGGAGCAGGAAAATCAACAGCTTTCGTTCTCTTAATGCTCAATCTGATTCTCTACCTCATCGTCATGATAATCTCCGCCTGGGCTATCAACCATGGCACTGAAAAGGCTAGCGAACTAG TTTTCAGTAGAAGTTCTATCAGAAAGAACAGTAATGAACAAACGTTGTTTGCTGGTGTTCCATTTGCATCTGCAGCATCTGCTTTGCCAATCCCAGCTCggcttttccccattttcttccCAATCGGCAACATGGCCACCGGCTTCTTTGTGATCTTTTCGCTTATCGCGGGGGTTGTGGGCTTTATCACCTCCCTCACCGGCATCAACAATGTTTTTCAGGGGACTGAATCTAACTTGCATGCAGCAGCAGCCTCTTCACTTACAACATGGGCCCTCACACTACTTGCCATGGG ATTAGCCTGCAAAGAAATCAACGTAGGCTGGACAGATTCAAACTTG AGGACTTTGGAAGTTATTCTGATTCTCCTCAGTGGGACACAATTGTTCTGCACGGGTGCCATCCATGCAGAGGTGGAACATGTTGCTTTCAGAAATATGATTGGCGGAGGAAGACTCTGA
- the LOC127800533 gene encoding glutamine synthetase, chloroplastic yields the protein MAQILAPSPQWQMRATKNSTNASPMTSKMWGSLLLKQNKKASAKTSVKFRVLAQQSENNAINRMEYLLDMDIRPYTDKIIAEYIWIGGSGIDLRSKSRTISKPVKHPSELPKWNYDGSSTGQAPGDDSEVILYPQAIFKDPFRGGNNILVICDTYTPAGEPIPTNKRYKAAEIFSNKKVVDEVPWYGIEQEYTLLQPNVNWPLGWPVGGYPGPQGPYYCGAGADKSFGRDISDAHYKACLYAGINISGTNGEVMPGQWEFQVGPSVGIEAGDHIWCARYILERITEQAGVVLSLDPKPIEGDWNGAGCHTNYSTKSMREDGGFEVIKKAILNLSLRHKEHINAYGEGNERRLTGKHETASINTFSWGVANRGCSIRVGRETEKQGKGYLEDRRPASNMDPYVVTGLLAETSLLWEPTLEAEALAAQKLALNV from the exons ATGGCACAGATTTTAGCTCCTTCTCCACAATGGCAGATGAGAGCTACAAAGAACTCCACAAATGCAAGTCCCATGACATCAAAGATGTGGGGTTCTCTGCTATTGAAACAGAACAAGAAGGCTTCGGCTAAAACCTCTGTGAAATTCAGGGTGCTTGCTCAACAATCTGAGAACAACGCAATTAACAGAATGGAGTACCTGTTGGATATGGACATTAGACCCTACACTGATAAGATCATTGCTGAGTACATTTG GATTGGAGGTTCTGGCATTGATCTGCGCAGTAAATCAAGG ACAATTTCAAAGCCTGTTAAACACCCATCTGAGCTTCCGAAGTGGAACTACGATGGATCAAGCACTGGACAAGCACCAGGAGATGATAGTGAAGTAATTCTATA TCCTCAAGCTATATTTAAGGACCCCTTTCGCGGTGGCAATAACATCCTG GTAATTTGCGATACTTACACGCCAGCAGGCGAACCAATTCCCACAAACAAGCGCTACAAGGCTGCTGAAATTTTCAGTAACAAGAAGGTTGTAGATGAAGTGCCTTG GTATGGCATAGAGCAAGAGTACACATTACTCCAACCAAATGTGAATTGGCCCTTGGGGTGGCCTGTTGGAGGTTATCCTGGTCCCCAG GGCCCTTATTACTGCGGTGCTGGGGCTGATAAGTCATTTGGTCGCGACATATCAGACGCTCATTATAAGGCTTGTTTGTATGCGGGAATTAACATTAGTGGCACCAATGGAGAAGTCATGCCTGGACAG TGGGAATTTCAAGTAGGCCCTAGTGTGGGAATTGAAGCTGGAGACCATATCTGGTGTGCTCGATACATCCTTGAG AGAATTACTGAACAAGCTGGCGTTGTACTCTCACTTGATCCAAAACCAATAGAG GGAGACTGGAATGGTGCAGGATGCCACACCAATTACAG TACAAAGAGTATGAGGGAGGATGGAGGGTTTGAAGTGATCAAGAAGGCGATTCTGAATCTGTCACTTCGTCACAAAGAACACATCAATGCCTATGgagaaggaaatgagagaagattGACTGGGAAACACGAAACTGCCAGCATCAACACATTCTCATGG GGAGTTGCTAATCGCGGCTGCTCAATACGCGTGGGGCGTGAAACTGAGAAGCAAGGCAAAG GTTACTTGGAGGACAGGCGCCCGGCTTCAAACATGGATCCTTATGTTGTGACGGGGTTGCTGGCTGAAACCAGCCTACTTTGGGAGCCAACACTTGAGGCTGAAGCTCTTGCTGCTCAGAAACTGGCATTGAATGTCTAG